The nucleotide sequence CAGTAGAAGGTTTTGTTCTGCAATCCCGTGGCCACGTTGGACGCCGAcggtgccgccgccgccgccgccaccgcccctTTGCCTTTGACGCCGGCCCGCGGGAAGGACTTGATGGAACCCACGCCGCTGCGGGCCTCCAGCATGGTCTTGTGCTTGgtacctaaaaaaaatggcgtcCTCAATTGACAACGCTAAAAAAGGGGGGGCCAAAAGTCAAGCGCTTCCATTACCGCTATTGTGCGCCTCCAGCTGCGATGCCGAATTGACGGCCACCTTGCAGAGCGAGCAGTACAGCAGCCGACGCGCTTTCTCCTCTTCCGTTTccgcctcttcctcctcctcctcctcttcctcttcctccccggGTTCCGCCTCGGGCTCGGCGTCCACTCCCGCGTCCGAAGGCGAGCGTGGGTCCGCTTCCGAGGTGCTTTCCGGAGCGTCCGGGAGCACCGGGGCCTTTGTGTCCGTGTGGAGGGGAGCCGTGGGGGTCGCCGCGGGGGTCACCGTAGGGTCCGACGCTAGCCGCAGCGCGGGCGACGGTGGGGTGCCGGGACCGGAATCTATTGAGACAATTTAGCCATTGGTTTAGGGATGTCCTCATCGCAAAATCAGAATCATATGAAAgggttttaatttcattttcaatttggtcggcagaaaaaaaaaaattgcaaaccaATAGTGTTTTCCATCAATAAACTTATACAGCCCATAACTAAACTAGCTCAATTTAGTTAAACTAAATAGATTTATTTCtgtatatctatttatttaatttttttactgcaTGGCTTGTTTCAATAGCATCaatacatttgttcattttctgaacggctttagcctcactatggtcgcggggggtgccggatttgttgttttaactcattaatgGAGAGGGGCATCCAATAAAATTCTAATGACATCatgttaaaatgacaaaatttgCCGTTAATGGCCTTGGCAGCCATGGACGggcaaaacatttcttttttttttctcttgcatCTCAATTTAAAAGACGCAAATCCCCCGCTGGGAGACATGGTATCCATAAGCTCCTTCCAGTGGCGCCCAATCGACGCCATCTCGCGTGTTGTCACAGTCTgccacttttttgggggggtcgacattgttttggattccatttttttttctttttccgggAGCGAGCAAATGATCCGCGACTAATTTGTGTGGCATATCtccgacggcggcggcgccaCAATCAGCAGCAGCGAGAGGCAAAACGCCAGcaggcgccgtcaatggcagcccgtcTGTCACTTAACAGATGAGAGTAGACTAGTTTGCCTTGCACCCTAAATCAACCCAACCGACATATGCTACAGCACCCCGCGACAGTGATGTTAAAGATaaacgaatgaaaaaaaaatcatatttgctTTGGTCCAAATATCATCAATATAAAGACAACCcgaaactaataataatactattttAATATACCACATTAGTTAAAAActgattgtatttttaaatctttaatCTTAACttaaaaagtactttttatCCACTACTTAACCgaaagaaacacacacactcgcacacacacacacacacacacacacacacacacacacacacacactcgcacatgcacacactcacccacacacgcacacaaacacacacccacgcacgcgcacacacacacacacagacttacacacacaaacacacgcacacagacacacaaacacactagcacatccacacacacacactcacacacacaaacacacacacacacacacacacacacacacactcactcactcacacacacaaacacacacacacacacatgcacacacacacaaacacacacacacatgcacacacacactcacgcaaaCACACtaacactctcacacacacacacaaacacactgatGGCACGCCACATTCAGCTGCCCATTACCTCGCTCACATTAAATTAATGGTAGAAATCAAAAGTAATGATTGGTCCattaaaaaaagccatttgCAACAGCTGCGCCACTCAAAGCGAGCACGGAGCTCTTTTcccaaatccccccccccccctcaaaaatcaaaaataccaAATACATACACAGCCGCAAACAAATTAGCATTCCATCTTCTCCATTAATATTCATGAGCAAGTGACACGGGTGCATTGTGGGTAAAGTCGAGGGAGACGGCGCCAGGTGTCTTTCAGGATGATTAATGAGCACCGCGGCGGCCAAGAAGGTCGCCCGCCTGCGTGACGTGTTTGCCGTATCGCCACGCCCAACGCACGAGTTACGTACGGTACACGAAAGGTACGCCGCAGGCTAGCTAGGTTCAAAATGAGTGAAACGTACAGGAGGCGGAGCTTGCGTGTTAACGTTTCTTTGTAACGACCATTCATTTTGGAAGAATCTATGGGTGGATTAACGCTTAAAAACCTGCGCTAGTGGGACTTTAACTCAAGGGGGCCCTAAAGATAGTGCACCCGCGTCATGTTCACATTTGTTGCGGCACTGGACTCAACGTCTATCGGCGACCTGTCACCTAAAAAGGCATTTCAAATCATACaaatccaagggtgtcaaacaacTTAGACACCAAGAGACGAAATTTGCGTCAGAagctacataaaaaaaatccaatgtgccaattttttttttaaattttacattttatcatgttatttgtttttaatctgcttttttaatgaattggagagtgttttgagaataaaaataagagaaacatgaaacaaggcaaagagcaacagtatatacaaaatatgataagaagcatttattttggctgggagccgtatgcggctcgagagccacgtgtagTAGTTTTAGTTTTTGGGACGTCATACGTGAGGGTAGAGTCATTTCCGCGGGgttttctgcctgactttgtagctcattcctaCTGTACGTACAGCattaaaagctgtttttttacatgtacatacagaattaaatgcttttatttttgcgACATGTATGCACAAAATGAAATGCTTCTATTCTTTCTTTTGTGTGATCAAGGGCACTTTGCTCCATTTGCTATTCGTTCTTTTGCCCCAAAATGGCGCCTTCAATGGCATCCTTTGAGTTCATAAGGAACCTCGAAATGCCCAAAACCGACAGGAAGAATCCCTCAAAACCAATaggaaatgattttaaaaaagtaccctaaaatgataAGGATATACGCAAAAAAATGGCCGCCATTGCCAATGATGGAGGTCCAATTGACTTAACCTGATTGTGGATGCTCATCAATCAGCGCCATTGACGCCTAAAATAACCGGTCCCATCTGAGACCAAGTTGGCGCGAACGTGGGCCGCGGACCAAAGCGAGTTGGACACCCCGCGCTTTTTCCACCGACCTTTCCTGCCGCCGGCGTTGGTGTCCTTGGCGAGCGACGTGCCTTTGATCTTGCCTTTGGGAGCGTCCAGGGCTTTTAGCTTCTTGGCGTGCTTGGTGCCCTTGTAGTGGGCCAAGGCTTGGTTCTGCCAGGAGAACAAACACAATGAGCCCGGCCGGCCGGGGACCGGGATCAAATGGAACGTGAAAACGCGGACCATCCAAGCGGCTTAGGGCTAATTAGTCCCGCCGACGCTTGACTTTCTCCGACGCGTCTTCTCCATTCGGCGGGCGGCTTCTTTCGCAACACTGGCTCGTTTTTTGGGGAGCCCAACGGTGACGGATTGACTAGGAAGGCGCGGATTTAGgccatttctcttttttttgttggtcaCCGGGCgccaatttttttgtcattttggttCATGTTTGGGTGGTTTGCTTCCAAAAGTAGCAAAGGAGGCTAATAAATTGCGGATGGTGGTTGCGAGTAAATGCTACGGCAAGCGTGAGATTTCTTGGGGTGTTTTAGGCTTGTAACAAGAGAGTGCAAAGAATTCATCGCCTCGTGCGTGAGTCATGTTCAAAAATAAGCACGGAAACAAGCGCGTTTTGACACGGGTTATTATCGAAGGATTTGCTGGAAAAGCTTTGAATATGAAATGAATACATCAAAAAAATGAGGAGATATCTTGGCTGTTATTAACGAGGAGACCTGTTTTGAAGCAATATTTGTGATGGAACGCAAAGTAGAATaaagtttggggggggggggaaatcaagtttttatctAGGTAGCCAATCATGTCATTATAAATGTTTCCTAATATCAATTTCAaatcaaacaaccattcacacccacactcatagctaggggcaatttagagtgtacaatcagcctaccatgcatgtctttgcaatgtgggaggaaactggagtaccaggtgaaaacccacgcaggcccgaggagaacatgcaaactccacacaggtggacctacctggatttgaacccaggtcccccactgtgaggccgatgcactaaccactcattcgccgtatgtatatacacacacatacatacatacatacacatacacatttatatacatacacatatatacatacatatacatacatatacatatatatacatacatatacatatatatacatacatatacatatatatatatacatatatatatatacatatatatatacatatatatacatacatatacatatatatagacatacatatacatatatatacacacatatatacatatatatatatatacatacatacatatacagatatacatatacgtatatatatatgtagatgtatatatatacgtacatgtatatatatatatacacacatatatatatatatacatatatatatatatatatatatatatatatatatatatatatatatatatatatatacacatatatatatatacatatatatatacacatacatatatatatacatatatatatacatatatatatatatacatatatatatacatacatatatatacatatatatatatacatatatatatatatttatatagacatatacatatatatatatatatatatatatatatatatatatatatatatatatatatatatatatatatacccacaCACTTTTTAAGGGTAACAAATGGCCCACATGGACATGGACATCCTAAATTCcagcttttactttgaaagtcATGAAATGATCAGATACCAAGATGAATGACACGGGGCACGCGTCGCGCGTTGCCTTCCAAGCCACACGCGAGCTCCCCGTGAGACGCAAGGCAAACCAAAACCATCTGTAATCACAAGACGTCTCATTCACTCTCTAAAAGTTTGTTCCGATACCCCCCCGCGGAGATAATTGCGGCCCTCCTGTTGCCGCGGTAACGAAAAATCCCAATTTACAAAGTCCGAAAGCGAGCGAGAACAACGGCAAGCTTTGTTTTCTTGAAGGATATTTCCATGCCATTCCaggcggtgtgtgtgtgtgtgtgttttgtgatcaataaaacatttgaatcGCATTAGTCGGACTCGCCgctatacattttaaatggggCGGAGGTGAAAGTGTTGTGTCAGCGTATAAAAACACTTGACGATGAATAGTTAATGGCGTGGCGGGCCGGCTTGCGTTTTAATGCCACTAACGAACATACTGACTCAGAGTTGATGCATTACGCTAAATTACATGTCAGTTTTCAAGTCGTGTCTTTTTTAAcgattggccgccattgaaaGAAGCAACGACCGTCCATTGGCCTCTCCCAGCCAAAATAATTTGGACGTAtactgctgtcaatggcagtaaacgCGAGAAATTAATTGGACGTTTATAACGTTGAGTTAagttgaaaaaatatgaaaaaaaaaattgacttcaGTGTGTAACTAATTGCTATTTTGATTCTTTTtaagttcatttaatttttatgaACATCTGAATCTTATATTTTCGGAAACAATAACAGAATAAtggttaataatttaaaaaataactgtcCACTTTAATGTAACTCTCTTGAAATGGCTCATACTTAAAATGAATACTTTAAATACCAATATCAGAAATGTGGACCATTtgattttggtctttttttacctttaggATTTAGTTATTTCATCAACAATTTgtgaaaatattacaaatatgaTTTGTGGGCAAGTTTCCattcccacattaaaaaaaaaaatcagacttaaaatgaaaattctctttacccactatAAAAGTTGACCCAAAAAAACTCGTTTTGGGCGCCTAATTTTATAGTTCTTTTTCTTAAATCCAGGTGGCGCCAATGAGTCTAAGGTCTACCGTACCTGTGAATTGAAGCGTAGCCTGCAGACGGTGCAGGGGATGGGCTTCCTCTTGATGGCgatggcggcggtggcgggcgCGAGCCCCAGCGTGTGTTGGAGGACGGCCTTCTGCACCGGGTCCAACTGTGGAACAAATCACAATTCAAAATCCGGaatgggattggacgtctatagcctTTAATGGCAAACAAAGTGTACACAATCTGCAACAGGCTTTCAAAATGCAGCTCTCGCCCAAAAACTGCAAATTTGACAGGGGCTTTGGGGCGTGTGGGCCGCTAGGGCGATGACACACGCAGTTGGCGTCGCGCACCGTCGGTTCGGCGTGCTGGGAAAAGAGACGGCGAGGAACATCTGGGCCTTGACAGAGCAGCGTGACCTGCAATTGGGGGGGGCGGAGTCAGTCTTTGAAAGAACTGACAGCGGGGACGACGTCCTTTATCCTTCACTACTTGACAAGCTGTCAATCTTGCTAATCGCTTCCTACGTGTTGCTTCTGGTTTGAAACCTGACTTTAAAAGCGCACCGCAGGGGGCGCTTTACTCAATTTCAATTGGATGGATTGGACCGAGCTACCACCTGTATAGTccctttctttttcaaattaacTACAAAAATTCACAAACATTTTACCGCATTtcctcgcatattgaccgcctccgctccgcgtataagccgcgcccttaaaatggccttcaaatcgttgaattttacgatttctctcgtataagactcccctgattcacaatttaaacctccatattcatggtttcaatagggaatacaaatgtgttagtttgaagggaaaatttgaagaaaaatcataacacggtatttctgagatactgtatgaattgaaaggatgggcttctggattgcacattgcctgcacgtagacaaattcaaaaaggaggtcaggtgagcagtacaaccaggaagtgtgtccatagcggtctagtttgtcatccctaggtaagatgacgACGCCCTGCACAAGCAATGGcagttttctctcatttttgtgtttcctcacatctttcatacaaaattgggacactttgaccaacttAATGGGTCTAgttcatatgtgtcaaagtggcggcccgggggccaaatctggcccgccgcatcattttgtgtggaccgggaaggtaaatcatgagtgctgactttctgttttaggatcaaattaaaatggagtatagatgtatattaaattttctgattttcccccttttaaatcaataattgtaatttttaaatcattttttctgtgtttttaattcaaaaatcattttgtaaaatctaaaaaaatatttaaaaaaagctaaaataaacattgttttagatctataaaaaaaactgaagattcagggcttttaatccagttctgttaatccatttatttaaaaaaatctaaatattatatctaaaatggtccggtccacgtgaaatcaagtcgacgttaaagcggcccgcgaaccaacccgagtctgacacccttgctctagttggtagttgtgtgaggatggTGTAACGAATGAGAGAacttacatataaagtacacctctacttacgaaattttcaagttacgaaaagtcttggaaccaattaatttcgtaagtagatgtgcaactgtatttatattttatatataatttcaaTCGTGACAGATCTGCGTGagtcttgatcgtttattttttaattatatctGACTCATTTAAATCGTGTGGGAAAAGCCGCGAAAGTTGGATTTTAAAAGCGGAACCACGCGTTGCATTCAGGGACCTCGGTTGTTTTGCCCCAGCGTCATCCACCCACCCACCGCAAGACTCGAAGGTGCCGTCTACCCTCGAGCTTCCCGTCAGCCGCTGAAACGGAGAACGCCCACGCACTTCCGACAACATCCCATAACGCTCTCTTCTTTTCGGCGCCTGCGTCGTGGCTTCCTGCGTGACAGGACGCCACTCGGAGCTGTCAATCATTCGGATGAGTCGGGCCTCAAGAATGAAGGAATTACACAATTTGCTCACAAAAAAAGACGTCATGCCATCCACGTCAGTTCAAATCAACACTTTCAATATAATACTGCACCGTTTTATAATACATGACAAATACTTGAGTTATTGCAAAATATCCTCTAATTCCGTTGCATTAAATACATTTACTGATTGGCTCCAATTACGATACAACGCATTAGATGCAAAGCCCTTGAGTTATGATGGCGTGAATATGAATTTTAGAACAGCAAAATGTCCAATCAAAGTTCAAGAGCTTAATGCTAGCAATTAATGCCAACACATAGGATAATAGCAATTAGTGTAACGCAGatgaaagtgcatttttatctttCTCTGACTCACATTTTTGCCGTGATGTgacattcaaaaacattttttcttcggTCAACGACGACGCCGAGCTCGTTTGCCGCACGTCACGTGACGAGCCGTCGTCAAGCCGCTATTCGGCGGCGATGACGGGAAAACGTCACCTGATTTTGACATGAAAATACACgtcaaaaaaaggacaaaaacaagCGGCGATCTTTTCCCATCGATGAAGTGACATTTACTGCGGATATGCTAGTGATGAATAAAAGTCAGCcaccaaaaatgaaaagaatccCATCGCCCTACTGAAAATTAGTGttataaaattgaaaaatctaATCGAATATGAAAGAAACTTTCAGTATCATTGATGACGATTCTTTTTTGAGCCTGTCAATGTtaagtattttcttcttcatacTTTCTGCCTCCTCTGACTTTTGACACCATAAGCAGTTTTGACAATAAAAATCTTAGTTCGTTCTTAAGTTATCTTGTCACAAACGTATTTCTGAGCTCCGCGGCCTTTGACCTCtggaacagattttttttggatCACTTTTGTTTAATTCAGCAATCGCTCGAATATCGCAGCTTCAACtttcgtggcttcactacatggtggatatttttctgggggaattttgttttgtttttatttaaaatgctcataagaacatctcgggcactcccttgtgtaatgtctttacgagcactgggcggagcgttgcattttttcagtgtttttttccctgttagtcagtgcagaatggcggagattgatcgctaatacaagaggagtatactacttctcgttggtaaatggtcgtgcgttgtcctattgtgaggacatttgtgtcatcattttcagaatgttttgaagggaagacaaaagcaaacaaccctccaatccaatattctgttttttttttgtgttttttcagatggttgcaacaaattaatttgtttttagttcatttctatgggaaacgttcatttgagatacgagtaaatcgacatacgagctcagtcccggaacgcattaagctcgtatctcaaggtaccactgtataccgaCCGACATTCGTTATTGACACATTTCTGACCTCTACAACCTTTGACCTCTGCACCACACAATTTGACCAACTCATCTCTTTCATAAAACCTAATTAACCTGCAAATTTGATGTCTAAAAATACTTTTCATTCTTTCTTGAGTCATTCTAAAGCTCTAATCTTAAAACATAAACATTATTCGCTTTTCACCTACTGGCAGTAGTTTGGCGATGCATCAACTCACCCTTAAAAATTATCTGATTAATAGACGAGCCAAATAATTGTTGATTTATTGACTTGGACTGGATATGCCGTCTGTTGATTTATAGTGTGTGAGATGACGTTTGAGCGCAAGTGTGCGTGTTATCATGCCCAAAAGTACGCGATTGAAAGTAATGTGCTGTCCAAACCATTTCTTGGAGTCGATCCCGACTTGCCGAGCGTTGCCATCTGGACTCCATTCAACGTATAATCATAATATGTTTCAAAGTATCAATCCGTGCTCATTTCTATTAAGAAAGGACGCTTGGCGTCACGGCTGATGAAATAATGGTCCGTCCGACTTCGATGTCAGCGTGACGAAGGATTAGCCAATCAAAGGAGAGGTTAACTCAGTGGCCGCAATTGGCGAGGATAGACGTCTGATCCTTTTTGACAGGGAGGGCGAGTTAGCTTAACCGACTTTCTgtcaaaaatacaattattaaaaGGCGTATTGACCGCGTGTTAACGTAGGCATTTCCATTGACGGATGGGGAAGATGTCCGATCCGTTTTTTtctcaccaaaaacaggatattggattggaaaaacattttttttgttctaattcgccatctattaacaaagtaacaaataactagtggtttaatactactaaaatgtgtttaatattattaaaattagacggatttcgtggaggggagactttttgcacggcaacgcgcttgtaacataacataacaaatttaaatgaacttggattacgatgcagacacactcaaaaataagttttaatctaaGTTAAAAATCTGGTGAAATTTAAGACGTTGTAAAAGCTCTTTAAGACAACAAAATATTGAATGGCAGTTTCTGAGCAAATGTATTAAATGTAGCAGACCTAAAGAAAATCTGGATtgcaaaatgtaaataattaaaataaattagtggtttcctcttttttaaaaatgaaaatcagtaaatatgaaaaaaatgtcatatttactATAGcgattcactgccattgactagTTCAATCTATTTTGAGAATAAAATATTGGcagcttctattttttttaaggttgcTACTTTTGAGGAAAAGACGTCAAAATGAAgactttttttaactaaaatgcaagaaagttattttaaaattcaagaaaatttactattgtttattgacaaataACCTGCGAGGACGCTGGCCAACTCATATTCACTTTGTCAAGATAGGAGCGCATCACTTAAGCGGTGTGCAAATTGGTAGTTTTATCCATTGACCATCCTAGTATCCAAGATTGGGTGGATTCAgggttggttttttttaaatattttttaaggtttaaattttgatac is from Stigmatopora argus isolate UIUO_Sarg chromosome 4, RoL_Sarg_1.0, whole genome shotgun sequence and encodes:
- the znf385d gene encoding zinc finger protein 385D; the encoded protein is MEGSIFFGNTCHNGLVPPVARSALPSVHRALGIKHFLPFPLDNNASPAVNLFHGFNALDPVQKAVLQHTLGLAPATAAIAIKRKPIPCTVCRLRFNSQNQALAHYKGTKHAKKLKALDAPKGKIKGTSLAKDTNAGGRKDSGPGTPPSPALRLASDPTVTPAATPTAPLHTDTKAPVLPDAPESTSEADPRSPSDAGVDAEPEAEPGEEEEEEEEEEEAETEEEKARRLLYCSLCKVAVNSASQLEAHNSGTKHKTMLEARSGVGSIKSFPRAGVKGKGAVAAAAAAPSASNVATGLQNKTFYCETCDVHVNSETQLKQHISSRRHKDRAAGKPAKPKYTPYSKGAPKQTLKLTLGAERPRPPLPTNLLPAQLMAAAAVLGNTFPQRPAPNPALFSTPPLLRPAPGPLRTAHPQILFAPY